In the Cydia amplana chromosome 14, ilCydAmpl1.1, whole genome shotgun sequence genome, one interval contains:
- the LOC134653977 gene encoding enhancer of split mbeta protein-like, with protein MSYEIAYSIADDSPQPVSRTYQYRKVMKPMLERKRRARINRCLDELKELMVSALQSEGENVAKLEKADILELTVRHLHKLRRQRRLALNPTVDADRFKAGFTHAANEVSRCLASIPGVDVRLGTQLMTHLGHRLNDMQRAATGTDTPPASPPSPALSTVSSSSGYVTPSPPASPVPMHTATPLDCSTSGSFHKSPVVWRPW; from the coding sequence ATGTCTTACGAGATCGCGTATTCGATCGCAGACGACAGCCCGCAGCCCGTCTCGCGCACTTACCAGTATCGCAAAGTGATGAAACCTATGCTCGAGCGCAAGAGGCGCGCTCGCATCAACCGCTGCTTGGACGAACTCAAGGAGCTGATGGTCAGCGCTCTCCAGTCGGAGGGCGAGAACGTCGCCAAATTGGAGAAGGCTGATATTTTGGAATTGACCGTTCGCCACCTTCACAAGCTTCGCCGCCAGCGCCGTTTGGCGCTCAACCCCACAGTGGACGCTGACCGCTTCAAAGCTGGATTCACCCATGCCGCCAATGAAGTGTCTCGGTGTTTGGCTTCGATTCCCGGAGTCGATGTGAGGCTGGGAACTCAGTTGATGACCCATCTCGGCCACAGACTGAACGACATGCAGCGCGCCGCCACCGGTACCGACACACCCCCGGCCAGCCCGCCGAGCCCTGCCCTGTCTACAGTGTCTTCCTCCTCCGGCTACGTGACCCCATCTCCACCAGCGTCGCCTGTGCCCATGCACACAGCAACCCCCTTGGACTGCTCGACCAGCGGCTCGTTCCACAAGAGCCCGGTGGTGTGGCGGCCGTGGTAA